A region of the Siniperca chuatsi isolate FFG_IHB_CAS linkage group LG23, ASM2008510v1, whole genome shotgun sequence genome:
CTCCATGTCCAGGGTGCAGCAGTGGGCTGTATCCTTTGGCAAAGAGATAGCTGCCCTGTCCGCCAGATACTCTGGAGCCAAACTGCTACAGAAGGTAAGAgatcacacacaaatgcatacgGACACAttaacaaatacagacacacagaaatacacacacatgctgttagACAGACACATgaatacacatatgcacatgccaaaaacagctgcagacacacatactgtacatatatacacaaaattCTAATATTTTCCAAGGCATCtcaatttcatgtgtttttagatGAATTAAGTTACATCATATTGTGTTTCAGTAATTTCCCATTTCAGACAAATCAGTGACGGGGgggatggttgtggtagggatttAATCCCTTTGATTGATCATCCCTAGCATACAATATATGGCCATAACAGAGAATGTATACATCCCAGTCTCAATATATTAGCAGCTATCTAAAGTTACAGAATACAGTTGGACCTCACAATGATGGCTGATCACAGTCATTTTGCAGAGTATGTCTCTGCAATGCACTTTACAGTAATACAGTTAGTTGGATATAGAACACATGACATCATCACATCAGACTGAAACGGGCGGGgtctccccctcccctctgctTCATCGGTCAATAGGAACAAGACTGACTGGCATACAGTTGCTGTACAACATCTGCACATGGCCCAGAGACCAATGTGATGACACACTTTATTCAAAAGCACATAAATACActaatacacatacacacattatttgtttgcttgtttaatTCTACAACATGACTTTTAAAACTGTTATTGTGCTTTAcgaatacatacagtaaaatgtcctgctgaTATACTGTAGCCCATTGAACTGAGTTGAATGTGACTGAattgtgttcatttttgtgTGACTCAAGAAGAGTttatatttgtgtctgtgttttgttgtgtgtgtgtgtgtgtgtgtgtgtgtgtgtgtgtgtgtgtgtgtgtgtgtgtgtgtcgtttaGTAATTAGGATGTGCGGTCTTCCTCTGCATGCCACCCTGTAGAATGGCTAGCAGGCCCATGCACcatctgccacacacacacaaacacacacacgcggtGTGTTCACAGAGACATGCAACTACTGACCATCTCCCTCTACAgtgcatacatatatttatatatatctttatttttgttttaccaCGCAATTTTCTGATGTACAGCACGAAACATCCACCAATGTAGCTGCACAAATAACTAACTTCCACAGATTtcttccaaaacaaacagagcactgtgtgtttgttgtttgtgccTGTATTGTAGAATGGATTAACCTCAGATAACCTCAATGTTTAGTTGGAAGAAAACTATTTTCGAGAGTGAGCACCACGCAGGATGTAAAAAACTGACTAACTTGATCAAGCAGCCCAAAAACAGTTGCAGTAAAAGTGACAGTATTGTAGTAGGAATTGCAGTTGTcatagtagtagcagtagaacCAGTTGCTGTGGTAACAGTATCAGTAATTTCTCCTAGTTGCATACttaatctttttatttcaaaaagcaCCCAGTGCCGTAGTTTAATCTCAGCAACAAGAAGCCATTAATCACTCACCTCTGTCTAATCGATGGCTTTCTCGTTATCTGTGGAACATTTACTGACTCTGTCTTCTTGCCTGAGTAAACTGAATAGGATAGGATAGGAGTGCttgataattaaaacaaatgttgtcGCTTTACTTTTGTTGGAAAGGGGTTTTTATGGTTATTTGCAGTAGGCTCTTTATCatcactttttttcattttatatgtctgtctctcttatCTGTCTAATTCAGGCTTTCTCTCCCCTGTAAAGGAAATTGAAAAGATCATCTGTAAGAGGGAAAATGTATTACATCTTAGTTTGAACGACAAACTGggcatttagtttttttcccacAATTTTCTAAGTTGTCAGGCTAACACAATATGTAACTGACATGCTAAAGGGCCTTTCCCCACTTGTTTGGGACTCTGGGAACTGGGGATTAACAAGTCTATTTTCTCAACAAATTTTGATAACCTATATCACAGTGTTAAGGGAGGGTAATTATCTTACTGAAGGTAATAGAAAATGAGTCcatcaccaaaacaaacatttactagAAATCTGTCAACAAAACTAATGCTTTTATCATCAGTGCAGGAAATTAACCTTTAAGTCCCCAGGCAACAACAGCACAGGATCCCTTAGATTACATTGATGTGGCTGCTTTAATTTAATAGAATGGTGAACAAACCCACTAGCCAATAGCAgccagaaaaatacatttagttCAATGAGATTGATGAAGTATTCTCTGTGTATAAACACCTAATTCTGAAAACTAAATGGGTTTCCATTTCCTTGAGACTTGGTCTGTTCAGTTTGAattagaaacaaacacattgtgtTGAGGATCAATTTCTTTCCAAGTTCTTTGGTGATTTTGCACTGACCAAAGTGATTTTACTGAAAGTGATCCTACACCAGCATAATGGCCACGGAGAAATATGTTGAAGTTTTGGTTATTTGACTGGAGAAACAAAAGATTAagaaaaaattgtattttcgaATGATCTTTTAAAGCTCATTAAAAGAGTTAATAGGTCATTGTTACCATGTAGTATTATTGTACAATGTATTTGCATCAATGTGAAAATAAgactttttaaatttagttttattcatttatttaaatattgattcatcattttgacaaaacCGTTGTCAATATTAGGATCTTTGCTGCCTTCAATGTCAACTTTAATGAAGTGAATTATATGTGAATTATAAACCTATAGGTTTCATGAAACCATCttaaaacacaatacagttaTTAAACCATACACAGATGTCAGTCAGGAGGTGCTGTGTGCAGTAGAGGGTTTTCTTGTGACATCACTCTGTAATATTGCAGATTAGAGAGTCTGGGGAGGGGATGAAGTCAGGGCTTGACCCCCATCTGCACTgcaaactgtaaatgtgtgtgtgtatgtgtgtgtgtgtgtgtaattgtataATGCCAGAATCTCTCTTCCatggttatgtgtgtgtctctgtgttttttattttctattgtgTATTTGAGCAAGATATTGTACGTAACTTCTAAATGTAAAACTACAGTGGCATCAGATTGTAGTCAGAGGCGATATCTATTAATCCTTActctctgtgtcttttgttttattgatttacaTGCTGATCAGtacttacttaaaaaaaaaaacttgtttctAATGAGCCAACTGTGTCTGTTTTGAAGAAATACAAGGATATTGAGGGTGTGGTGAAGATAGAGGAGATGGACGGAGAGGAGCTAGTAAAAAAGTTTGctgaggagatggaggaaaTGCTTGGGAGGAAGATGAAATCTGTGAAGGTAATATTGATACATTCTGTAAAAGCAAACACATTTAACGGTGACCAATTGGACATGAGCTCTTCTGCAGACATGCCCTTGTTTAAACAAAGATtgaaaattgttgcagatttaTTGGCAGAGTGTATCCTTAACCTGCTGTATTTTATCTCAGAGGTTGGCAGAAGCAGCAGAGGATGCTGACCTTTATCACGAGTACAATGAAACACTGAAGGTATGTGACAATATGCTTCAATATGAGAACATTCACCTCTGTGCACAGTTTGTGACTTTTGAGCTCATACAATATATGCAGAGTATGTAACCACTGATTTATACCACCATAGTTTGACTACTATAATTCCATGCTGATCAACACGGTGGATGAGGATGGGAATCCGGTGCCTCTGGGGGGAGAattctcactggaaacaaatgagCACTTCAATAAAATGCCAGTCAACACACAACAGAGTAACATACAAGTCCCTACTAATGTCTACAACAGAGGTACAgaagcatgaacacacacacacacacatgcagcctgTATTTCCTTGCACATGCTTATATAACACATCTGATTGCCAGTAGAATATCaatttcattctttctctctctttctgtagaTCCAGATATTTTGAATGGAGCCTATATGTCCGAAGCTCTGAATGACGTGTTCGTTGATAACTTCCAGAAAGATCCAACTCTCACCTGGCAGTACTTTGGTAGCGCTACAGGCTTCTTCAGGCTGTACCCAGGTGCGTACACATCAGAGTCTCCTACGTTTAGGACAAAATCTCAGTATTCGCCTGTGTTGGCACAGTGTTAAGACGACATGAGCAGAGCTGTAGATAAACATCCAGCTATGCAAGCCAAACAGTATACTTACACCGCAACTGACAATGCAGGAAACTGTGATGAGTCAGTCTCAGCTACAATATGGCTGCTGGTGAATTCTctcctgtgtgggtgtgtatgtgtgtgtgagagaggagtAATTAGCGGAGGATTTGTGACACAGCTTGTTTTGCTCATCTGCTTCCTCACCCATCTCTTCCTAATTTGACAATCTGTCACTAGCCATCCATGCCTCCATTTGTTCATCCATCCATACATCCAACCAATCAGCCAAGCAGCAGTTTTCCATCTGAGCGTCAGCTTTTGCTAaatcaatctctctctttctctctctctccagggaTCCAGTGGATTCCAGATGAAAATGGTGTGGTCACCTTTGATTGCAGAAACAGAAACTGGTATGACTATATTCATGTCACCATTAGTTCTACTTCCTTATTGATGCCTTTTGAACGGTTGTAGCTCTTTGTGTAGTTTGTAAGTGCAAGATAGAGCTGCTCAGGATGCCTTCCTTCTGCACTGATGGGTGGCAGAAGAACCATGACAACACAGCTCAACCTGAAGCCCCAAACACCAGTTATGGGCCCTTACACTCCAAGTCAGCAGTCATTGAGTGCCATTAGACAATCAGTGTCTATGGCTGACCATCACATGTAGTTTTttcagtgtgagagagagagacagaaccaAGGTTTGACAGAGGCACACAGCATTTGATCTGGCCAGAGGCAGGCAACTCTGTTGCAGCACAGTTGGAAATATAGAAAAACAGATGAGTGTGTTAGGACTCTCATGAGCTGTGGCCGAACAAATCAGCTCTTTTCATCAACATTGAAAGTAGTTCTCTAACTCCTATTACCTTAAAGTGCCCCAATTATGGATGCAGCCTGTGTCAAAGACAACTGTGTACAGTACACAGTAATGTTGTAGGAAAGGTagcaaaagcacaggtgttaccaataacattaacgatggctctgttctattcaagtttcccagtaaaccatgacagtgtgacagtgagccagcatgcacaatatcaGGACccagaaactgaagcagctaaagcatcattcattttattgcttacacctgtgcttttcctactgtgacaagtcaaaatgtcttgcAGAATAAGAGCTGGATTACTGTTGTAATCACTTCCAGTAAATCAAGTTCCAGGAACTCTGTATGGTCCTCAGACAGAACATACTGTATCCTGGAAGGTGGAAATAAAGGAAGGAGCAAGACAGTTTGGATCTGGAATTGCCAATCACAGCTGCTCTAGGGGAAATCTCATTGATGTTAATGAGCTTGGAAAATCAGAGGATGATAATAAGGAGATCAAGAGAAGCATGGACGGAAGAACAGAGGAACAAATAAAAGGATAAGGCTTGAACTCTGCCGGTTCTGTTTGTCTGCCAGACTACTGGTAAAGAACGTACAGTCTAGTCTGTTCATGCCTGAGTGGTATTTGGTTGACATTATAATAAAGTCTTTACTGCTTCCTACCTcaactctctgtctctttctaggTATATCCAGGCAGCCACGTCACCAAAAGATGTGGTGATCGTGGTGGATGTCAGTGGCAGTATGAAGGGACTCAGACTGACCATAGCCAAACACACCATCAATACAATCCTGGACACACTGGGAGAAAATGATTTTGTTAACATCATAGCTGTCagtatatacaaacacacacacacacacacaaacacacacacacacactcacttacacaaaacagacagatacacacacatgagCAGACTAAGACTTACCAGAGGCTAAGTCTTAATGAGCATGACTTTGAGATTAACTTTgtgacacacatatacacagaaaaGCAAATTCACAGGTACAGTATAGAGACTGGGGTAAATACATGGAAAtagacacacagatgcaaataggcacaaatacacacatcaaACATTCACACCAGGCATTCATTTTCAGTAACATCAAAGCTTCaaaattcattttgtttttcagtttttcaggaTTTTGGCGGTGTGTAGCCCTACAACTACAAATCGGTGTAATAAGCATGGTTTATCCTggtattactgtgtgtgtaatcaTACGTCTGCTGCAAATCCGCTGCCCTTAAGCTGTTTTTACACAGAATTTAAAGCTACACTCCTTTCAATGGAGTGACCATGCAGCAAAATGAAAATCAGTGCtagagttttatttaaaaattagaTATCCTCAGACGGAAAAAGGGTTTAAATCCTGCTTTCTTGTAAGGAATAACATAATGTAATCTGACTTTGACCTTATATATATAGTAAACTACCCactataaaatatgaaaacaaaataacaaaaaataacatgttgacatacacacaaatagcTTCCAGGAATATAAACACCACATCCAAATTTCCACCTTTAACAtctgaaaaacagcaaacagtaGAACTGTAGAAAGTAAAAGGGACATGTAATACACATTTCAAATTAGTACAACatcattaaaatatttgaaCTTTCCTATATTCACATTATTACCTGTTAAATTGTTTCTGTGTTACACAATCAGATGTTGGCTggagtaaataaatgtaatattgttAAGGgatattgtgacatttttggGGGTAGTAAAACTTCAATAACTCTTAATCATCACCTGTTGATTAATCATGTCATGCTGATCATTGATTATAGGTTATATTTTTGGCTTCTCTCTCCAGTACAGTGACTATGTTCGCTATGTGGAGCCCTGCTTCAAGGGCATACTGGTACAAGCTGATCTGGATAACAgagaggtaacacacacacacacacacatacacaaacgcTCACAGCTAATTAATTCACTTAACCTCTGCTAACCTATTAATCGGTAGCTGTTATCTCACCAGTCCTCTAAAGACAAAGATTATGCTTTCATCACATCACAGGTAAAACATcacagtaaatgtgtgttatCGGGATTTAAACCTGTTTGTTAGAGGATTCAATGGTGAAACCTTCAAGTTCATGTGTGGTAAAAGTTGACTGTTGTGCTCTGACTCTACTAGTGTTTTAAGAATGCAGATATTTCCTGTCTCTTCCACTTCTCTGCATCTTCTCCCCCTCTTTTGTCTTCACTCTCCATCTCTTCTTTTTAATCTCCTCCACAAAGCCacacttctcttctcttctctcttcctttgcaCTTTTTATCTCTCAACATCTCACTCTCTTTTGTGAATTTACATGTAAGACACCATTAACATCTCATTGTTTcactgctttcttttcttttttcctcctcataCCAGCACCTGCTCAGTCTGCAcagtctttgtttgtgtgtgtgtgtgtgtgtgtgtgtgtgtgtgtgtgtgtgtgcactgtgtgttggatgtATGCCCTATTTTTACTCCCCTTCACATCATCGCAGATCAGGTGAGGTCACTGGCCGCTGACAATTTTAAGTAGGTCACATGACCTGTCAGTAAAGGATTTGATTGCTTGAATGCCTAGAGAGGCAGGCTGCAACAGAATGGGTTTACAGATGTTGGCTGACACACTTACGCATAAACTCATGTTggaacacatacatacacacacatttacaggaAGAAAATCTTCAGTTTTGTGGCTGTTATATAAGAGTTCTTACATTCCCAAACAAATATCTATCTTGTTTACTCCCACTGTAAGTCAGAACGAGTTTGCCCAAACTGTAAAAGAGACCAacgtgtgtttttaaaaatcattttatttatcgGTTTTGTCAAATATTGTGCAGGTGACTGGAGatacaaatcactgttttaaGAAAAGGGACACCAGCCATTCGTCATAGTGTGTgcgggtgtctgtgtgtgcatgttgatAAATCCTGATTACCTCCTGGTGTTGTAATGACTATGCCGTAATTGGTCAGTGTGCCAGGGAGCAGGGGATAATCCCTCCTCTACACTCTTTCACTCCCTCATgaactctctctccctctttttccgTGGTGACTTGCCTTCACCTGCATTTTACCAAAAGGGTAAGATCCATGGCTTAGTGACAATgtctatttgtttatttgttgtgtgtctctctgcagcaTTTCAAGCTTTTGGTTAAAGAGCTTCATGTCAAAGGAGAGGGCAAAGTGAAAAATGCAATGAAGGAGTCTTTCAAGATCCTCAACGAGGTTTGTGCCTCAACCACAGCAACTGTTAGGTCTTTACAATATACAGCATTGCTAGTAATGAAagtacattgtgtgtgtttgttaaggCTGCAGCGCTGGGCCAGGGCAGCCTGTGTAACCAGGCCATCATGCTGATAACAGACGGAGCCATGGAGGACTTCCAGGATGTTTTTGAAGAGTTCAACTGGCCAGAACGGCGGGTATGACACacgaatacacacacaagcatgaaCAACTAGCACACCATTTATATAAAGCTGTTTGGAGTACCAAATGAGTGGGGTTTATCACATCTcactatattttttaatatctcTCCAGGTTCGAGTGTTCACCTATCTGATTGGACGAGAGATGACATTTGCTGACAATGTTAAATGGATTGCCTGCAACAACAAGGGTAAAAACCAAATGGGGATGAATCATTAGCCTAAAGGTCAAAGAATCTGGTTTGTGACATAAAAGTTGCAAGTCTGAATCCCTGGTTCTGCCACAGAATGTGGAATAGGACGTTTGGGTAATTTCAGCAACAAGGCATTGCGTAATAGATGTGAAAACTATTGCAACCCCGCCATGTTGTTCTAAGCAAGAAATGAGGTTTGTTGGCTATCTGTGGTGTTCCCAGGTACTGCTGGATGGAACTGGGTATCAGGTGCTGCCCTCTTGTGAATTACATGCGGTCATGCAGCAGCTCAGGCCTGAAATTAATCACTTTATACTGCTCTGAGCACATCAAAAACCCCTGACTAAATACCTGATTATCAGAACAGATACACTGTAAACACATCcctggccaaaaaaaaaaaaaaaatcatatctgcatatgtgtgtgtgtgtctgtctgaatgtGTAATGGGTAACAGGTGCACTCCCTTCTGTTGCGTACACTGGCAGTTGCTTTTGCCAACAACAaaatatctgtcataaacagACAGCTTATTATTACACTCCTGTAAAAACCTTCTatatacagtttcagttttagttgaGTGAGCAGGTATACTTAATAATATTCACAGTAGCACTCTTCGTGAAACGTTACAAAGGGGAAAAAGgttgcacacattcacatattcaTACCTGGCAGCGCTTCAGTAGCCTGTTGTCACGGATAAGCTTCACTGCAGGTATCCCATTGACGTCATTGTCTCCCACTTGTAGAAATGCCATAAACCTTAGACTAAGCCAAGCATTAAAGAACGTCAAAAGCACATTTTTACTGATGGGAGGTTCAAGctgttttttcattaaaaaaagcttAGTGTTTTTTGGGAATACAAGGTTTTCTGAAGTCGGATAAATTAGTTTGCTGCTCTAAATTTAATACCCAAAGGCCAGAAGCagaaagataaaaataatatgGTGAACGTTTTCTTTGCTAAAATTTATGGGTCCTAGTTTTTCCATCTGAGTACAGTAATTTGTGATATAcggtgtgtgtatttgtgtgtcctGCAGGTTACTACACACACGTCTCCACACTTGCTGACGTCCAGGAAAACGTTATGGAATACCTCCATGTTCTCAGCCGGCCAATGGTCATCAACCACGATCATGACATCATCTGGACTGAGGCCTATATGGACAGTGTGGTCAGTCTGCTTCTCTCATTATTAGTGTGCTTGCTGGGCAATGCATGCTATTATCTTGCATCAATATAATCTGGCATCCGTAATCAAAATGTCAGACTCATTTAGGGTGTCTGTGCTGTTTTGGTAGTGATCCATTATAggctactgttttttttttttctggacagCAACAAagattaacattaaaatgcagtctctctgtctctcttcataaAAGCATTTAAAGCCATAGCAACCATGTACCCACCACCAACTACTGCACTAGCAATAGCTACAAACATTACCTTAGCAACAACCTAGCAACCACCTAGCACTGGCCTACTAACAGCAGAGAACACCTAGGCATTGATCTGAAAACCACTGAGACCATTCTATCGCCCTATAACCAACCTTGTAACACCATGCCAGACACCCTAACAACTACCTAGCAACCATCCTTGCAAACTATAGGAACACTGAAAAAGTATGTAGCAACCACTATTGGGCAAGTTACttgtacaatgtaataaattacTAATTACTCAAAAAGTTACATTACTTTAATGGAGAGCATAATCCTCCACTTTCTGGCAGTAGCCAAGCCCGACCTCCAGCCCCTGCAACAAGCTAGACAGGAAGAATCATGGTAAGACTTCAAAAACGCCCATTTCCTGAAATGATCAAAGTATAACTAACTGTAATGTTATTactgaattttaaattttaatccCTTATTGTATTTGTAACTGAACGAAGTAATCACATTACCGTAACACCTTTAGCAACAAACCATATAGCAATGCTCCAACAACTATTTAGCAACACACCAGCAAAAATCCAGTCCAAGCCAGTTTTGCTTAAGTAGAAATActaacattttctaaacaaTTCTAATTTTTCCTCTTCTAGTGCATCATTTGCTAGTTGCTACCCCACCTCTGCCtgcttatttttgtttctgtttctgcctttattttattatcttttcatCCGTACCATATGTGGCatatgttttcacatttcatgcTTGTTGTCTTTCCTCCCATTCATCTCCACCTTCAGTTCCCGAGCACACAAGAGGTAATCATATAACGTTACAGCTTTAGGTTTACCTTACTATGCTTTCTTTTTTAAGTAATGTTAGCCATATAAAATACAGATTATCTGTAACGTCTTGCTTAgccttttatttacagtttacagCTAACAGTTTCTAGTGGTCTCAAGTAACGTTAGTTTCTAACGTTAGTTAATCTAACTTTCCACCATTGCTTCAAATGCTAATTTCATCTGTTATCTTAGCTCATCCTCTAGTAAACTAGCCTTGTACTTAgctttcaattttattttattcttttgaaactttactactactacttgaCTTCACTACTTTACTCTTTATTTAACTCATTTCACAGaagcatattttttaaagttgagTGAACATTTCATAGCTTCTCTTTGCATGTCCTAACGTTTGTAAGACCTTAGCTCAGTTAATGTTCTTTGGTTCAGACAGATTTAACGTTACTAAATCTTTACTCTTTAAAGTCTTCCAATTCATCtccatttcacttcattttccACCTTTGGTCAACAGGAATTAACTCTACCAACTTGATTTAGACTTACATTTGTTTTCTCATAACTTAGCTAACTACTTTAGtttgtcaacaaaaacaacGTGGAGTAAGTCATTGTggctgtttttgtgtatgtgtgtaccaCAGCTGTTCAACACTCAGGCCCAGAGCCTGCTCCTTATGACCTCGGTAGCCATGCCTGTGTTCAGCAAGAAGAAAGAGACtgtaagttattaattttaATCACCATTACCCTCAACAGACATCACCTGAAACTTTGTATTTATGaacctgctgtgtgtttcctgtagttGTCTCATGGGATTCTGCTCGGAGTGGTAGGAACTGATGTGGCCTTAAGAGAACTGATGAGATTAGCTCCAAGATACAAGGTAAACCATCCACAATATATACTGTTTCTCGAACAAGGATGTAATACTGAAAATATACTCTGTATTGATTCTTCTCTGTGAAAGCCAATGACATTAGATTCATAATGTTAATTATCCACATTAATGATCTGTGTTGGTGCCCTATAGTGTAGTGTGGTGTGTCCaaatctttttctgtctcttcagctTGGTGTCCATGGTTACGCGTACCTCATCACCAACAACGGCTACATCCTATCTCATCCTGACCTACGACCTCTGGTACAGACAAAGATCGTATTTTACAGTGAATTATTGCAGCTGAGAAACTGTTTAAACTTTATAACCCTGCTTGACAGATTTGTTGCAATTAACCAAGGATAATAAAATGGGATAGGTTGTGAAAGACCTTTTTGACTGTTTagttgtttgtatgtttatgtgtgtgtgtgtgacagtataAGGAAGGGAAGAAGCTAAAGCCAAAACCCAACTATAACAGTGTTGATCTGTCAGAGGTGGAATGGGAAGACACTGAGGAGAAAGTgagtaacacacactcacacacacatttctctccttttcaattctctgttttctcttttctgtttgtcagtGTGAGTTGTGTTGTTCAGGATCCATAGCATGGTATGATGAAACAAGTGAAGAGCTGAGTTTTTGATGTCTTTGTTTCAGCTGAGGACAGCCATGGTTAAAGGAGAAACTGGAACGATGTCTTTAGACGTGAGAACTTCAGTGGATAAAGGAGTGAGTACTTTTGGTTTTTGTGAGCGTGCCCGTGTGTCAATATAGCAAGAGGAGCTGTGTTAAATAGTATATCAGCGATCagattttcctctctttcttcttgtggggttttattgtcttttcttGTATTATCCAaattttgtttccttgttttaCTAGTCCATTCATAAGTACaagctgtctttctttctctctgtgttcactattgtttttataaactctgtccctctctctgtctctcacagagGAGAGTGATGTTCCTGAAGAATGATTACTTCTACACTGTCATCAATGAGACACCATTCAGGTTTTTCTGATCACTTTCAACTTAACAGAATTATTTAAAGTATcaggttttaaaatattatatccACCATATCCAACAAAGCAATACCTCTCCCCTGTATGAAATAATGAATAGCAAAAACATAACCTCTATGTAAGTAATATCTCTTCTAGCCTAATATTCTGTCTAGCCTACACATTTGCTCAAGGACAACAAATGCTTATTGTTGGAAATAACAGTTATTATGAGCATGACTCattctgaaaatataaaaaaagtttttgtcaCAGTatatttgcctttttaaaacctttacatataatataataggAAGTAAGATAGCGTTCTCTTCTCTATGTTTGACAGTCTGGGTATAGTGTTGACTAGGGGATATGGAGAGTATATCTTCATCGGAAATGTCTCTGTTGAGGAGGGTAAGTCTTTCCCTTCTGTCTTAGTTtctctgtatttgtgtctgccttttttactctttctctcttatgtatttttttctt
Encoded here:
- the cacna2d4a gene encoding voltage-dependent calcium channel subunit alpha-2/delta-4 isoform X7, whose translation is MSLRILWIGSLHFSKYYFTSQRKTTGGLMQIAAAAGMNCWSWGNAGNASKSDRSGPHRGRLMTLLWIILSSSLCLMVDGQMKISPETVQQWAVSFGKEIAALSARYSGAKLLQKKYKDIEGVVKIEEMDGEELVKKFAEEMEEMLGRKMKSVKRLAEAAEDADLYHEYNETLKFDYYNSMLINTVDEDGNPVPLGGEFSLETNEHFNKMPVNTQQSNIQVPTNVYNRDPDILNGAYMSEALNDVFVDNFQKDPTLTWQYFGSATGFFRLYPGIQWIPDENGVVTFDCRNRNWYIQAATSPKDVVIVVDVSGSMKGLRLTIAKHTINTILDTLGENDFVNIIAYSDYVRYVEPCFKGILVQADLDNREHFKLLVKELHVKGEGKVKNAMKESFKILNEAAALGQGSLCNQAIMLITDGAMEDFQDVFEEFNWPERRVRVFTYLIGREMTFADNVKWIACNNKGYYTHVSTLADVQENVMEYLHVLSRPMVINHDHDIIWTEAYMDSVFPSTQELFNTQAQSLLLMTSVAMPVFSKKKETLSHGILLGVVGTDVALRELMRLAPRYKLGVHGYAYLITNNGYILSHPDLRPLYKEGKKLKPKPNYNSVDLSEVEWEDTEEKLRTAMVKGETGTMSLDVRTSVDKGRRVMFLKNDYFYTVINETPFSLGIVLTRGYGEYIFIGNVSVEEGLHDLLAPDLTIASEWTYCETDIDPAHRKLSQLQAVVLYLTGKEPDLECDVLLLQQTLFDAVVTAPMEAYWTALMLNTSGMDEGVETAFLGTRSGLLRFQRYTGIEKRTAKSFLTSTDKENMFTLDHFPVWYRRAAEYPAGQFLYYMPRQETRAGRIVIATTAVTVTVSKKTAIAGAIGVQMTLEVIESRFWAIAAQPSDTDCSNVEGTCPLRCDSFDIECYVIDNNGFVLISKQRNDAGRFFGEVDGSVMTTLIRMGMFKRVSLFDYQAMCKMNLHSVSSARPLLSPFYGLASALKWFLSNFLLFLLEFNICGFWHTEHFADAKPSFSVSSAQKKKGDILQPCDTEYPSFVYEPSVKETNSIIKCGRCQKMFVVQQIPESNLLMLVVQADCDCSRQYPPITMEPKEVKYNASVKCDRMRSQKIRRRPESCHAYHPQENANDCGGAVVISLSASLFLTCLSFSSLVS